Sequence from the Rutidosis leptorrhynchoides isolate AG116_Rl617_1_P2 chromosome 3, CSIRO_AGI_Rlap_v1, whole genome shotgun sequence genome:
aagatagagacggtaaagagttggggacgaccgactacgcctacggaaatccgaagttttctcggattggccggttattatcgtcggtttatccaggacttttctaagatcgcttctccattgacgaaattgacgagaaagaacgcgagatttaattgggagaacgagcaagaaattgcttttcaattgttaaaagagaagttgtgtcaagctccggtgctagttttgccggaaggggtggaagacatgacggtctattgtgatgcttctttaaatgggctcggttgtgttctaatgcaacggggtaaagtcatcgcttatgcctctcgacaattaaaggaacacgaaacgagatatccgactcatgatctagagttggcggcggttgtgcatgcgttgaaaatttggcgccattacttgtatggtgtcaagtgtacgatttattcggatcacaagagtttgaaacatcttttcgatcaaagagatttaaattatcggcaacgtaggtggatggatgtggtaaaagactatgattgtgagatactttatcatccgggcaaggcgaatgtggtcgcggatgcgttaagtcgaaagagtcatcacccggcgttacgattgggattgttacgtatgattattactaatgattttcttgaaaaacttggtgtgattcaaatagaggcttacgttcacaacaagcatgcggaacgaattgtggggcaatcggagttcattactatgggctcacgtggtttgttgtcttttcaaggaagagtgtgggtgcctaagatgggtgattatcgacaagtgctacttgatgaagcacataagtcaaagtattccattcattcgggtgcgacgaaaatgtatcttgacttaaggaaagattattggtggccgggcatgaaacgtgatgttgtaaagtatgttgagcaatgcgtcacgtgtttgcaagttaaggccgagcaccaaaagccgtatggtaagttacaaccgttagaaatcccgaaatgaaaatgggagcacattaccatggatttcatcacaaagttacctaaaacggcaagaacccaatttgattcgatttgggttatagttaatCGATTGACGAaaggtgctttgtttcttcccattcgggaagcgatatcgtcggagaccttggctaagttgtttatcaaggaagtcatctctcgacacggagttcctatatctattatttccgatcgagatactcgctttacatctcggttttgggaaaagtttcatgaagatatggatacgcaattgaaattgagcacggcgtatcatcctcaaacggacggtcaaaccgaacgtacgaatcaaacattggaggatatgttgcgggGGTGTATTAttaatttcggtggtagttgggatgagcacttgcctttggtggaattctcgtacaataaaagttatcatactagtatcgggatgccgccatatgagatgctttatgggcgtagatgtcgaactccgatttgttggggtgaaattggtcaaaaggaaatcgggagtaccgatttggttttagagacgaatagcaagattgatatgattcgggctcatttgaaaaatgctcaagatagacaaaagtcgtatgccgacaaacgtaggagaatgatcgaatttcaagaaggtgacatggtgatgcttaaggtttcaccatggaagggtattattcggtttcgaaagcgggaaaagttagctcctcggtttattgggccatttaaggttttagctcgtgtcggtgaagtcgcgtatcgtttggaattacccgaggagcttgcggggatccataatacatttcatgtttcccatctccgtaagtgtcttgcggatgattcatcgtgggtaccattagacgagattgagctaaacaataagttagagtatattgaggagccgattgccatactcgatgagaaggtcaaaaggttgagacataaagaggttaggacttttaaagttcaatggcgtcgtagtaaaggttccgagtttacttgggagcccgaagaattcgtgttggtttatcttccctcttgtcatgcggcttggatcgcgaggacgcgctccgattcaagtgggggagagttgtaaggccctaatcttcattgtacagcagtgtaaatagagtacataaagtgtgggaatgattgtgcagttaaacagaagtcagagacggatctgagctaggtgcgctcagcgcacccttaatagtgcgcgtggcgcactaacactgtagccgtgtttctgctcttttattcagatattttgatgggcattttggtaattgcacttgtggacgagttaaaggccagttggtcagtttgtggagtatcattaactccattatcaacaaccttatcctcttcacttaaattttagagagagagtgtgattcttgagtgagaaagcttaaatccaagaggaagaagttgttctcggaccaaagtgcgggtattaaagttgttcatctcctctctacctccgttgtggttgtagtggtatgttctaactttaatttccttactttgattttgtgtaagggttagagtttgggatagtgatgaacataaaacccataattaatgattttgggtgttcttgggtaagagggagtcatgaagactcaatggtgactaacctatggtttcaaaatgttaattgatgtttatgagttctaattggctagttaatcactagcacacctagtgaattagtaaatgggtgttagatgggttagtagataaccgaaattggtgtgttgactttaaattagtcaaagggctaatgattgacctaattggaaaaaatgggtatgaaatgccctaattgtgtaatagttagtgttgttggaccttaatcactagcttttaagtgattaatgatggtcttgacccttaaagggcggttttggtgaaaatggggcatttaatgcatttaagtcattaaaatgcacataagtgaaattgttggtatttagtccaactagtttttgtgagttgattgaagtacttattatattaggtactttgctttgaagcttgcggaagtataaaaccgtcaccgaatcgttaaggtgagtggaatgattatatgcatatgtatgtaatgtatttatttgtatgctatggtatgaactaaagagccggtagtgccatagtatgtgcgagcgtgctatgatgtgaaccaaagagccggtagcgtcatagtacgtgtgttatagtgtgaaccaaagagccggtagcgctatagcacgatttgttagggtgtgaaccagaacgccggtagcaccttagcgttgttagagtgtgaaccaaagagccgacagcactctagcgtgagtatgactcgagttgtgatgtgaaccaaagagccggtagcatcatgacaaatgcgtatggtgtgaaccaaagagccggtagcaccatgacgcgagaatggttaaccatggttgtgtattgtttcgtagcatattatattatgtcgattatatgttattgattactctagtagcggtttgttggagattattagctttgtacttgagatggtatgctaattgtattgctagcgtgtatgcggtatatgtgtaagtgattgcaagtaggtatattatatatatatgggtataattattgcattcactaagctttgctaaccctctcgttgtttatcttttttataggctccggcgttgacaagggtaagggccttcgattggattagagatcccgcttgttgtttaggggacgcttttgggatgtgatagcttttggagtttgaccgagatttgggtagtttaaccccaaacaccatgctcatagtgtcgtttggaatttaaactagtgtggtcgaaactcgaacttttgtatgaaactcgtaaaacggccgatgtgggccccgttttgtaaaactcattttatgtttgaatcgtatgagttttccatattagaacatgttgtgaaaagcgtttcgtctaattatgtcgggaagtgggagatctttatttgaaaatttgcaaattcggacagaactgaattggggcctgtgcgcgccgcgcaccctatggtggtgcgcgtgacgcactccactgtaaaaaaaaataaaaatttttgtttcgcgtaatcgattggttattggtttgggttgttacatataacCTGTGGAGGGTTCTTCTCCGTAGGCAAATCGACACGCCTTCCTTCACATCAACAGTGATAATTAAGGCTGCTTGAAGAGGTTCTCAGTCGCTCTTCGTACCAGAAACAGCCCGACAAAATCGACAGGCGCATTCACAATCACCAATGTTCTGATAAATACTGGTCACACCTGAAGCTGAAAAATTAAAAGAATAACATACACTGAGCGTATACTACAGCAGCAacataaaaatgaaaaaaaaaaaaaagaacttcaGCTAACAAACCTTGATTAAAACAGAAAGAAAGCACCACATCAGATACATTAGGAGTACATGAGGCAGCAGCTAAAAATGCATTGAAACAACAATCCTTACTAAAAAGAATAAGAGGAAGACACATGAAAAATGAGTGGGGAGAAAATGAGCACATACCATTACGATGAGAAGTTCCGATTTAATCAGGGCAAGCGGCAGCACCAATATTAGAGGACCCAATATAGAATTAAAAAACAAACTTATAATTTAGCACTTAGTTCTATGAAAGTCGATAATTTATCCCAGAAACACATGGATTCATATTAACTGTGGTTTTCTAATTCATAAATCAAAGACAATTAACCGTCCAAGTTTCTCATATCTTTACATATAGTAACTTAAGTAGAAGTTTATCTCGACGAAGATTTGATAGCTCCATCCTCTTTAAGCTGATCCTTAAAACCCTCCAATGCGTATAACATTCCAaattttcttttttcctttttctATCAAGTTTACCATAAAAAAATGGTATGTCGTATGCATATGATATTTAAATTTTCTTATGAATCTATTCATGTTCTCCCAAAATATCATTCTGCAATTGCAAAAAACGGGCAAATTACCTTTCTCAGGGCGGATGAGCACAGTCAGTAACAACTTGAGATAAGCGACAGAGGGTCTACGAACATAATAATTCGAGCTAACaaataaaaataagattaataCAAAGCATCATCAAGTTACAGTATGAAAAGAGAGACATTACTACCGGAGATACCACCACAACTGCCATTAACAACCACCAGAAGCATACAATcaggaaaaagaaaacaaaatgttGTACAAATTACTTACCAACATGAGATTTCCGTCAAATAAAAGACCGTTAAGATGAACGGAATCTGTAATCAAACAACGACGAAAATCGAATTAAAACCCCAAAATGTTTAAAACTTTACATACCAACATCAGACTCACAACAAATAAACGCACGCTCACATCAAGTGAAGCAACATCGACAATCAATCGCTGTAAATCGCACTGAAATAGCAGCCATGAAATTAGGGTTTCAAAAGGAGAGCTTAAGTGAACTCGATAACTTTTGGAGAAATTTtgatatataattttaataaatcgCAAGGCAAAGTGATTGGGAAATTAGGGTTTGTAGATTTGGAAGAGACTGGAATATCGATGGATGAAGTAAGAGTGATGGGGAAGCTCATAGAAGTATGGATATTAGGGTTAAAAGGGAAATGGGTCGGATCAGTGGAGGATTTGGGGACTAACACAAGGTACTAACCAATCAAAATTTGACACCATTTACCACAATAACCAATCAAAATTTGACAccatttatcacaatttatatatatataaatactccaTTCGAATATCAACAAGTTACAAAATTGAATCGGAGTGGTGTAGCCACCGCATAACCTTAACGACTGGTTCCCACCACCAATTGGACGGTGCACCACCAACAGTCGTTATTAAGGGCAGCTTCGACGAGTCTCGGTGCCAGAGAGTTGCTCAAAACACGCGGTTAGAGGAGATATCAACAATCATAATCAAACCCACCACGAAAAACGGCGGTGGAGAGAGGCAATGGCCGTCGGATCAAACATCAGACCACTGGAAAGAAGTTTCAGGGCTGCCAAGAAAAGGGAAAAAACCGGAACACAACCACACAAGCACCGACGTACAAAGAACAACGACAAAAAAACCGTTTCGGCGAGAAAACAAAAAGAAACGCAATCCACTCTACCAAACCTCCAAATCGAAACGCAAAAAGCATAATAAAAACCTTGTTTTCGCCACCTACGTCCGCCAATAGCCTGAAAAGGAGTTGgcggaaaaagaaaagaaaaacattgGATCGATAAGAGGGTAGCTAGCAAAGAAGAAATAAGAAAACAAACCTAACAAAAAGTAGGAGATCTCTCTGGACCATCGGCGACAAGCCGGTGGCTGGAGGCCAGTAGCCAAATTTAAGAATTAACAAAACAGAAGAGCCAAAAATAAACCCACAATCTCTTACGCAacgattattattagtatcctttAGGATATGATACCACTAACAAAACAAAAACATTGATGCTAGTCATTAACATGACCCTAAATAACAAATATGATCAATACAAATATGTTCCTAAACTTTGTACAACTTCATATCTCTTACATTTTACTATGCCAATTACAATATCAATATTCAATAACAATCTCAAATTTTGTTTGATCGGTAAATTATTGATTTTGACATTTGTTTTTTAAAAAGATGATAGAAAAACCATCTGAAAACATACTCCACGGGCTCCAATTTAGATGTCCACGATAGTAATACAAACATACAATCAATTGTTACCCAATCAacattattctttttcttcttataaatcattttgattttttttttttttttttttttttttgggcgaaAAGGAGAATATATTCATAATAACAAATACCTTCATTGAAGATTTGAATCAATGAAGGATACCATAACCAATACAAATAAGGGCTTTCAAACCCTTGCAACAAACCAATACAATGAACCTAATGAGAACAATGAAGCTTAGAAAATGAAACCAAAGAAAAAAGAAGTCTAATGACTTGAATATGCTTGGAATCCAGGATAAAAGCAAGCCCAAAGTCAGCTTGTATATCGAGACGACTGGCCactgcatcacaataaaccataacaattgcaaatgaccaaattactgtTCTCCATTATGAACAATCGAAGTGTGCTATGACCAAAGCGATGCACAATCAAAAACAGATGCAATACATTTAGCTACTCAATGAAGTATGCAAATGTCATAGCCAAAAAACATCTCTGCATAGCAACATACAACTAAAACACCATTACAATGCTCAACCCATGACAAACTTAAACCTTGCCACAATTGCACTCGAAAAATCATGCTTTCGAATTTTTGCAGGGCAATTCTTCGGCCGCCAATTTTACCATTATTTTATCGAATTGAAGAAGTTCTTCATTGAAGGAGATCTTTTTTGAACCCCCATTAAGAGATGCTCTATTTTGCACCCTCAAATCATTTTTGTTACCAGCCTGTAGAAAAGAATCATGCCCTGTTCCCAATCGATCCGCTAAAAGTGAAAGTGGACATTTATTATGAAACATGTAGAATAAAAATGTGAACACGTAAATTAACAGAGAGTAAGTATCATCTTTCTTCACCTAATTTTAGATTAATGAATCTATGATTGACTGTATTTGTCTATTCTTCTTGTGTTTAATATgcattcatatatatacatattaattatttataagatGAACCTTTTTCTTGTGCATTGTACTTTGTACTATAAATAAAATGAAACATAGTTATCATTATTCATTAAACTGTAtgaattttaaaaataatactGTACTCTTTTTTAATAGGCTGTATGGGATATTGCTTAGTTCTCTACTTTAGGTTCTGCTACCTTTAGTTACCATTTTCTAACAATTTTAGATATTTTATTGTGTTGCCCAATTGATGAACATGACCTGTTTTCCCTGCTTTACAGGATGGAGAATCAAATGATGATAAATGAAGCTTCTTCAGCCTCAAGGAATGTTTTTAGGCTGTAGTGGTATTTGGTAATGATGAATGTAATCAAATACTATGACTTTTACTATTTCCTGTAGATATAATCATGTAATATGATtaaagaaatataaaaaaaataaaaaattacagtAGTAGTATGAGTACTCAAAGAGTTCTTGGTTTCTAtttcaatttaaataaacaaaaatCTACCTGCAGTTCTAACATGATTTATTACTCTTTAGACGATTCGATGACACCATCTAATCTAATACTTAAGTCGATAAACTTTTTTAAGGAAAAAAATAcgaataatctttcatttcttgtcGAACAACTCTGACGTGTATAATGAGTCAGCATTCTACTgacccaacccaacccaacccaacccaaaCCACTGCTTGGTTTAGATCTTCTTACACGGTGGCAGTGGCTTGCCACATAAGCAAAGATTGTGCGCGTAAGCAGACGATGGAAAGATATTTAACGGTCTTCCTTGAGGGATTTCGCCACATAGTTTGTTCGTCCTGAAATTCGCGTGCCTTAGCTGTCTAATCGCCAACAAACTTGTCGGTATTTTTCCTCCAATCGAGTTAATCGATAAATCTAGCCAACCTAATTTCGACAGATCACCCAAACTCGGAGGAATTGTACCCGTTAAACGATTTCTTGAAACATCAAATCTCTTGAGGTTAACAAGCTTCGAGATCGTACTAGGAAGGTTACCCATGATTTGATTGTTTGACAAGTCAACGGTCTCCAAAAACACGCCTGCTGATGTCAGCAGTCCTGAGAGTGACCCTGAAAGTTGATTCGAGTGGACGTCCAATAACGCGAGTCCTCCTGGCAGTTTGATTTCTGATACATTCCCCTTGAGTTGGTTGTTTGACAATTTGACTTTTTGTAAACTAGACATCTTTTGAAACATACCCGATATTTCTCCCGTAAAACGGTTGTCTGAAAAGTCTATAGAAGTGAGCGAATTCGGTTTTACGAAGATCGGTAAAACGCCTTTGAGATTACAACCCGCTAAATTTACATCTGACAGTTGTCGGTTCAAAATCCACTTTGGAACGGTTCCTAGATCGAACTTATTGTACGATAAGTCTACAGACAATAACGAAGGGACACCGTTAAATAAGGCATCATTAGGCAAAGGATCAGAAAGTGCATTTCTGGATATGTTAAGGTACCACAAGTTGCGTAATTGCGAAATCGACTCAGGGATTTGACCAACGAGCTGGTTGAAACCTAACGAGAGAGTCGTTAGAGACTTGAGTTGGCCTATACGAGCCGGGATGGGGCCCGTTAACAGATTGTTGTTTAAAGACAGGTCAAGAAGATTGACCAAGTTACACAATGAATCGGGTACTTGACCGGATAATCGGTTATTTGAAAGGTCAAGATTGGTCAATTTTGACAGGTGTCCTAAGACAACAGGAATTGAACCAGTTAACATATTGTAACTTAAGTCAAGATACTGCAAACTGGCTAAGTTTACTGAAGATAGGGTACCCGAAAGCGAGTTTCGTGCTAAGTTTAGTAGAACAAGGCTATTAAGGTTTCGAAAAGTAAGTGGGATCGGGCCGGTTAATCGGTTGCCGCTTAATGAGAGTGTTTGGAGTAAATGCAGGTTGCCTAAACTTGAAGGGATGGTTCCTTCAAGTGAATTGTCATCTAAAACAAACTGTGTGAGACGCGTAAGACGCGAAAAACTCGAAGGGATCGGTCCAAATAATCTTTTCATCCCACTAATCACTAAAATTTCCAAAAACTTTAAATCACCTAAAGTAGGAGAAAGTGTACCCTTCATGAAAATGGTAGTATCTTTATCAGATGACCCTTGTAACATAATTTGAGTTACCATTCCTTTATTATTACATTGAATACCTTCCCAATTACCTGAACAACAATCTTTACCTGTCCATGAAGATAAAATACCAGTTGTGTCTTTCAAGATTCTTGCTTTAAACCCAAGAAGAGCTGCTCTATCAGCTTCAGAGCAAATTTGGGCTTGTGAGAACCCGGAAACGTAAACTAAGAAAATGATCAAGATTTTGAAAACCCATGTAGAAATTTGCATTTTTTGATGTGGGTTTGATTTGGTTACTGAAAAAATGAAGTCTTGAAGGAAAAAAAAATGTATCTCAAAGGTTTTATAAAGTGTGAACGATAGGAAGAAGGGTGTCAAAAAGGAGACATTTGGTTTGAGTTGTATATGGTCACTTAAACAATAAGGTATAATGATGATATTGTTAGTGGAAGAATGAAAAGTAGTGACAGATCAGAAGAATATGATATTGTTGAAGAATGTTTCCTTATTTATAGGGGCAACAAGGACAGGACAGGAAGAAGAATTGGGATTACATTTTGGTATAGTTACATTTTACACCCTTGTACTTTAGAATACTTTTTATTTATATCATTATGAATGGTCCCTTATATTCGTAGGTTACTTAGATTTTTTAGTGTAAGTAAAGTTTTGGTATGTGGTTTTATTTAGAAGCATAAATGAATTTTGGTTAGGAGTGTTTTGGTACCATCCAAAAATCAACCTATGTAAATTATTTTGGATGAAGCGGTTTGACTAATTTGCTTTTGATTTGAATTTTTGATGGCCAAATACAACACGGTTATCGgtttttgtttcttttttttttttttttttttctgaacaGCAAAATATATTGATATGCCAAAAATACAATATCGTGATTGGGGCAAACAGTAACCCGACCATCACCAAAAACGATATAACGCGAACTAATGTTATATGTACATTTGAATGTTTGAGAGCTAGCAAACACGAGATATACCACGATACACGAATTAATTGATGTTGAGGTAGGTATTAGGGCTACTCAACCACGTAAGCCATTCGATCAACTTTCCTTTGATCCTATGCAATATTCACTCGAAAGATTTGAGTTGAATTTCGTTTAGAGTCACTGGGCCATTCCACATTTTGTCGCAGAATACCATGTTATTCCGGTTTCACCAAATGTGATACGCACAAACCCATTTGACCGCTTGTTAAACTTTCTTTCCGAGTCACGATGTAGGGGCCAAGGCATTACCTTTTAAGATTCCTTTAAGACTAAAATTGGAAAAATTCCCAAGCCCCCACCATGAAAATGTATACACGAATACACCTCAATTATGGTATATAATATGGAATACTTTTTATGCTGCCTAAAATAGGGCTATATTTAAACGAACATACCATTTGATTCAATAGACCATTTGATTTAACAAAATAATTGAACTAAGATGGTTTGTATTTTGATAAAAAATTTAAATTCATTGTCTGGGAACTAGAACTAAATGgtaattttaatttattattaattttttttttgaaaggctgatgtatattaaatataaaaaactCTCTAGCTAGGAGTTAGAAGAGCATTACAAGGGGCATATAAGCCAAGAGTTCCAATTAGATACATCATTACCCCTATACCTAAG
This genomic interval carries:
- the LOC139900622 gene encoding uncharacterized protein produces the protein MQISTWVFKILIIFLVYVSGFSQAQICSEADRAALLGFKARILKDTTGILSSWTGKDCCSGNWEGIQCNNKGMVTQIMLQGSSDKDTTIFMKGTLSPTLGDLKFLEILVISGMKRLFGPIPSSFSRLTRLTQFVLDDNSLEGTIPSSLGNLHLLQTLSLSGNRLTGPIPLTFRNLNSLVLLNLARNSLSGTLSSVNLASLQYLDLSYNMLTGSIPVVLGHLSKLTNLDLSNNRLSGQVPDSLCNLVNLLDLSLNNNLLTGPIPARIGQLKSLTTLSLGFNQLVGQIPESISQLRNLWYLNISRNALSDPLPNDALFNGVPSLLSVDLSYNKFDLGTVPKWILNRQLSDVNLAGCNLKGVLPIFVKPNSLTSIDFSDNRFTGEISGMFQKMSSLQKVKLSNNQLKGNVSEIKLPGGLALLDVHSNQLSGSLSGLLTSAGVFLETVDLSNNQIMGNLPSTISKLVNLKRFDVSRNRLTGTIPPSLGDLSKLGWLDLSINSIGGKIPTSLLAIRQLRHANFRTNKLCGEIPQGRPLNIFPSSAYAHNLCLCGKPLPPCKKI